The Acropora muricata isolate sample 2 chromosome 4, ASM3666990v1, whole genome shotgun sequence genome contains the following window.
ACCGGCAGGCAAAATTCGCAAGAGAACAGCTACAAACGTCAATCAGATGTTCCATTTGTCGGACGTTAATCGAAATCCCAGAAACAGACACCTTCGAAAACTTGCCCACATCATTTCACCTCAAGCGACTTGTGGATATTCTTGCTCTAACGGATCCTGCGGACAGCGATCGCGAGCAGGCTCGGGTATGCAACAGCTGTGAGGAGAACAATCCGCCAATATGTTACTGCTTCGTGTGCCAGAATTTTCTGTGTTCATCTTGTTTAGAATCTCACCGACGCTTGAAGGCTACAAGAGGCCATCGTAATGTTTTTCTCAATAATCTTCAAGCACAAGATGTGCAAGATCTGATGGAAAGACCTGTTATGTGTTCACAAAGTCATCATGAAGATCAACCCTTGGAATTTTACTGCAAAGACTGTAAACTTCTTATTTGCTACAAGTGCAGTGTTGTGAGACATAATCGACACAGCATAACAGACATTCACATTGCTGCTCAAGAACAAAAGATGCAAATTGCAGATGCTGTGGACAAAGTGAACGCGGAAATAACCATGTACGAGAACGAAATAAAGACGCAAAACGAATTAAGAAACAAAATCGAAACAGAAGTGAAGAACGTAGAAGAGAAGATAACACGGACTGTGAAAAAATTGATTGACGATTTACAAGAACATGAGCGGATCATGAAGGACAAGAttcgcaaaattaatgaagcaCAACTAAAACAACATGGAGAGAGACTTGACATTTTGGAACGGAACACCGCCCAACTGAAAAGCTGCGTTGAACGATGTCAAAGTATTATTAAAAGAAACATCAGCAATGAAATTCTTCAATCAAATAACACCATTCTTGATCGCTGTAATGAACTGTTAAAAGTTCAAAAACCAGGCATTTACAGGTCGCCGCATTTGCATTACTTTATCGTAAAGAATGTTGACATTGTGGATAAAGTTCTAGTCACCAACACTGATCCCTCGATGTGTTTAGCTGGATGTCGAGGAAGCAAAGAAATAATAGAGAAGAACGAAACGACCTTTGTAGTTGTGACCAGGGATTCAGAGGGATCGCCATGTTATCAACAAGATGATCAAGTCGAAGTTGGCATTTTTACACCAGACAATGGTGAACTAAGACCGAATATTCAAGATACCAAAGATGGGCGATATAGTGTAACATACACGCCACAATGCGCGGGACGACATCGAGTGCAGATTCGAGTGAATGGTCAGCCGCTGGCTGGTAGTCCTTGGTTTGTGCCGGTCAATCGGCAAAGGTACCTGTATGAATTTTCGTTTGTGTTTGGATCACAAGGGAACGGACCCGGAGAGTTTAACCAGCCATTCGATACAGCCGTGAGTCGGAAAACGGGAGCGATTGCTGTCCCAGACAtgcaaagcaaaaaaattcaaCTATTCTGCTCCGATGGAAAGTTCTTGAGGGAGGTAAGAGTCCTCAGTGAGCCTTTCTCCGTGGCATTTACAGATATTGGTCACTTGTTGATTTTAGTGCCTGGGAGCGATAATAAGCTTCATCTGATGAGTGAGGAAGGCCAGTTGATTCGTTACATAAATGATAAACATCTTGAGCAACCCGAACATCTTTCTGTGGCGAGTGATGGGCGTATAATCGTGTGTGACCTGGCAGGCGACAAAATCAAGGTGCTCTCCCCTGACGGGAATGACTTGCTTCAGTCCTTCATTGCACCAGGCTGCGATTCGTACCCATACGGAGCCATTTGTCATCAGGAGAAATATTTTGTTTCGTACCCTGATTCTCATTGTGTCAAGGTATTTGACAAAACAGGGAAGCATTTATTTGACATAGGCTCTAAGGGATCCAAAGATGGACTGTTTTGTTGGCCTCGAGGACTCATCATCGACAAGTACAATCAACTGATTGTAAGTGATGCGAATAACCAAAGGCTGCAATTCTTTACTttggatggcaaatttttaCACAAATTACAAGGAGACTTTTTCTCCAACGGCTGTCCCATGTATGTAACCATAAGTAACGATGACAGTCTTTTTGTTGCTGACTTTCAGAAACATTGCATATTTGTTTTTAAGTAGAGAATTAATCCTCTTGTTAACCTTTTTCGATATTAAACGCTTGGATAGTTTTCTGTGATCACTCTTGGATGACATAAAGAAAGATATGAACATTAGAAGCACCTCAGTCAGACCTAACATGGACcatcaaagtaaaaaagaaattaaaatacgTAGTTCGACCTATTTAGATAAAAAAAACGCTAGGAATCTCAAATGGCGACTGCTTCGCGAGCTTCATCGCAGCACAGGATACCCAAGCTCAAATAGGTCTCTCGATGCGTTATGTATAAGTATTGTTACGGAGTGTATAAGTATTGTATCCCTCCGCTAAATGGTAAACAAAAGGAGACGAGAGAAATAAAGGCCATGGTGGTAACCTACCGCATAAAAAGATGtccagttgttgtttttagtgGCTGGAAGCTTATTTTTTAACCCTTTTCAGCACGTCCGATACAGTCAAATGTTTGTGTTTCATATCCTGATGCGGTACCGTAGTTTCTTTAATAACCTCACTCTTGGTAAATTATGTTAACTCGCTTATTTACAACCACGAAGCAAGGTTTATATTGCAATAGGTATCCACGAAAAGTATGTACAGTGAAGCTAAAAGGCTGTTCAACAGAGAGGGGTCTGTGTCCTAATGTGATCGATATCTTTTAATAACAAAGTCACAGGGAAACCAAGCCCTTCCTCTTTCTTATTTATTGGGCCTGCGCAGATGAAACGGCCCACCAATAAGAcacggtaaaaaaaaatgtaaccgCATAAGtataatatatttttactgaaacTAAAGGGGAAATAAGGGGATGTTACAAAAAAGTTTGTCGTGGCTCCGGCCAGGCTCGAACTggcgaccttctgcgtgtaaagcagacgtgataaccactacactacggaaccATCACGAGTATTAGGGCGATTTTTGTTAACCTTAAATCAATTTAACAGTATACCACGTATTGCTCATAATTTACTAATTTTAAGCTGCTGTCTGCTGCGAGACGAAGGCAACATTTTCTCGCCAGGTTTCTCGAAATTGTACCGCAGCAAGATTCtaatgtctttgtttttgtgcatGGAATGGGTTCAGCTAAAAGACATGCATTCTCACACTCGACCAAACATCGTCAAACTCGTGGTAACAGTCCCCCATTTCCTCCCTCCTTTAGACTGcgagtagtagcagtagtagtagttgCGCGAGTAGCGTGTTCTGCGAGTCTTGCGCGAACTTCAAGTGTTTCGACTACTCGCATTATAACCCTCCTCCAAGGTCGATTTCACAGCTAACAGTCCAGTCCTCCCGTCATTTAGTATCACTTGACTGTTGAAGATGAATTCTGCTCAGGATgctgaaacgtcagtcacctcgaacagtctttctcaggactcctttcacctggacgatcaaattccatcgaaGTA
Protein-coding sequences here:
- the LOC136913521 gene encoding E3 ubiquitin-protein ligase TRIM71-like, encoding MCDFNHDTEKDWDSGRGGHFIALGTQIYVLLQGYTMAVQQHLKNLKKEAECPLCLEILKNPRTLPCLHSFCLECLDRQAKFAREQLQTSIRCSICRTLIEIPETDTFENLPTSFHLKRLVDILALTDPADSDREQARVCNSCEENNPPICYCFVCQNFLCSSCLESHRRLKATRGHRNVFLNNLQAQDVQDLMERPVMCSQSHHEDQPLEFYCKDCKLLICYKCSVVRHNRHSITDIHIAAQEQKMQIADAVDKVNAEITMYENEIKTQNELRNKIETEVKNVEEKITRTVKKLIDDLQEHERIMKDKIRKINEAQLKQHGERLDILERNTAQLKSCVERCQSIIKRNISNEILQSNNTILDRCNELLKVQKPGIYRSPHLHYFIVKNVDIVDKVLVTNTDPSMCLAGCRGSKEIIEKNETTFVVVTRDSEGSPCYQQDDQVEVGIFTPDNGELRPNIQDTKDGRYSVTYTPQCAGRHRVQIRVNGQPLAGSPWFVPVNRQRYLYEFSFVFGSQGNGPGEFNQPFDTAVSRKTGAIAVPDMQSKKIQLFCSDGKFLREVRVLSEPFSVAFTDIGHLLILVPGSDNKLHLMSEEGQLIRYINDKHLEQPEHLSVASDGRIIVCDLAGDKIKVLSPDGNDLLQSFIAPGCDSYPYGAICHQEKYFVSYPDSHCVKVFDKTGKHLFDIGSKGSKDGLFCWPRGLIIDKYNQLIVSDANNQRLQFFTLDGKFLHKLQGDFFSNGCPMYVTISNDDSLFVADFQKHCIFVFK